Proteins from a genomic interval of Corynebacterium freiburgense:
- a CDS encoding vWA domain-containing protein, translating to MPLLLHCARQFLGAIVPALLLIGLGVSVKAPEASAQEQPATAVIIDASGSMLAADAGGQTRMDAAKQATEGLLNELPQQQKLALLTYGTETGSGDEEKEAGCKDVRTLVPLGGERQAMVDEVKRLNPRGYTPIGASLLQAERELPTQGARQIVLVSDGIDTCAPPPVCEVAKEIKQRGVDVVINVIGLNVDAQARAELECIAKEGGGSYADAGDADSLKLQLVQKSTRTLNAGVISGEKVEGTPTGNDAPLIQAGGVVDGKPVPKHYQDVLPKQGEVHWKINVSEGERLMLSALVPPPPSSGEDIGAVMKAKIQATDTNGDLCFPDFTMGYDYQANSFETPLAPWGVTDPAAHDGESGKCEPGTYDVFIEREPGILNDRELPFEFMVWKIPAVENADTLAPASDQPTASGVEIGTPQGDLPYALGLDEAPTVQPGTYTTSIVPGEMQWLKVSVKEGQRLQVSAKNLPYQVEDPDSVTSGIGRKVHIAAFSPTLQPLGMGKVGAPSEDESEPVLEMEEDGGAEVATVSKPVRWKNIEQLDSGAFVSGEQYVGIRYDSFFREADQNTQSNPVGLEIVIGTQGDEETSPKFVDAPASTSDTATSESPATTGDDASRLMLMPIGIVAGIAALLALILVVIFRSYKRR from the coding sequence ATGCCTTTACTCTTACATTGTGCACGCCAGTTTTTAGGTGCTATTGTTCCAGCGCTTCTGCTGATTGGGTTGGGGGTTTCCGTGAAGGCTCCTGAGGCATCCGCTCAGGAGCAGCCTGCAACCGCAGTGATTATCGACGCCTCGGGATCGATGTTGGCTGCTGATGCTGGTGGTCAAACGCGCATGGATGCAGCAAAACAAGCAACAGAGGGGCTGCTCAATGAACTTCCACAACAGCAGAAGCTTGCGCTGTTGACATATGGTACGGAAACCGGCAGCGGTGATGAGGAGAAAGAAGCAGGATGTAAGGATGTTCGCACATTGGTGCCGCTTGGTGGGGAACGCCAAGCAATGGTGGATGAGGTGAAAAGACTAAACCCGCGTGGCTATACGCCAATCGGGGCGTCGCTACTGCAGGCGGAACGGGAACTACCAACACAGGGCGCTCGCCAGATAGTGCTGGTGTCTGATGGGATCGACACCTGTGCACCGCCGCCGGTGTGTGAAGTTGCTAAGGAAATCAAGCAGCGCGGCGTCGATGTGGTGATTAATGTCATTGGGCTGAATGTGGATGCGCAGGCCCGCGCCGAGTTGGAGTGCATTGCGAAAGAAGGTGGGGGCAGTTATGCCGATGCGGGGGATGCGGACTCCTTAAAGCTTCAACTCGTGCAGAAATCGACCCGCACTCTGAATGCAGGTGTGATCAGTGGTGAGAAAGTTGAAGGCACCCCAACCGGGAACGACGCACCGTTGATTCAGGCGGGTGGTGTGGTTGATGGCAAACCTGTGCCAAAGCACTACCAGGATGTTCTGCCGAAACAGGGGGAAGTTCATTGGAAAATCAACGTCAGTGAGGGCGAACGGCTCATGCTGAGTGCACTGGTTCCACCACCGCCGTCGTCTGGCGAGGACATCGGAGCCGTAATGAAAGCAAAGATACAAGCCACTGATACCAATGGGGATCTTTGTTTTCCGGACTTCACCATGGGCTACGACTATCAAGCGAACTCTTTTGAAACTCCGCTCGCTCCGTGGGGAGTCACTGATCCTGCCGCTCACGATGGCGAATCGGGGAAGTGCGAGCCTGGCACATATGACGTATTCATAGAACGCGAACCAGGAATATTGAACGATCGTGAATTGCCGTTTGAGTTTATGGTGTGGAAGATCCCCGCAGTAGAAAATGCTGACACTTTAGCTCCGGCGTCGGATCAACCAACTGCCAGTGGCGTTGAGATCGGTACTCCGCAGGGCGATTTACCTTACGCTTTGGGATTAGACGAGGCTCCAACAGTGCAGCCAGGAACCTACACAACATCAATTGTTCCTGGGGAGATGCAATGGTTGAAAGTCTCGGTAAAGGAAGGCCAACGCTTGCAAGTATCAGCAAAGAATTTGCCTTACCAGGTCGAGGATCCTGATTCCGTAACTTCTGGTATTGGACGCAAGGTGCATATTGCCGCATTTTCACCTACGCTGCAGCCGCTTGGCATGGGGAAGGTGGGTGCACCGAGTGAGGACGAGAGCGAACCAGTGTTAGAAATGGAGGAGGACGGCGGGGCAGAAGTTGCCACTGTGAGCAAGCCAGTCCGTTGGAAGAACATTGAACAGTTAGACTCTGGTGCATTTGTTTCTGGCGAGCAGTATGTGGGTATTCGTTATGATTCCTTCTTCCGCGAGGCTGACCAGAACACACAGTCCAATCCGGTTGGCTTGGAAATTGTAATTGGTACTCAGGGTGATGAGGAAACTTCCCCGAAGTTTGTCGACGCCCCCGCCTCCACAAGTGATACCGCCACGTCTGAGAGTCCAGCCACAACGGGTGATGATGCATCACGTTTGATGCTGATGCCTATCGGTATTGTTGCTGGTATCGCAGCACTACTTGCTCTGATACTTGTTGTGATCTTCCGATCATATAAGCGGCGCTAA
- the secG gene encoding preprotein translocase subunit SecG: MVLALQIVLVLSCLLMTMFVLLHKGKGGGLSSLFGGGVQSNLSGSTVVEKNLNRLTIIMAIIWVVCIIGLNLIQVYAS; the protein is encoded by the coding sequence ATGGTACTTGCCCTACAAATCGTCCTCGTGCTGTCATGCCTGCTGATGACGATGTTTGTCCTACTCCACAAAGGCAAGGGCGGAGGACTTTCCAGCCTATTCGGCGGCGGCGTCCAATCCAACCTCTCCGGATCCACCGTAGTGGAAAAAAACCTCAACCGCCTCACCATTATTATGGCAATCATCTGGGTGGTTTGTATTATCGGTTTGAACTTAATCCAGGTGTACGCGAGCTAA
- the ppc gene encoding phosphoenolpyruvate carboxylase: MIDNLRDDIRYLGRILGNVIREQEGVETFDRVETARRMSIAGEIDALVELFRNGEPAKLTPVVRAFSHFALLANLAEDLHDEAAIEARDYAIDSTLEATWEKLSQANVQLHDVQRMLRFAEVAPVLTAHPTETRRRTVFDAQKHITELMKERRNLLENRPNSKRLAGIERDITRRITMLWQTALIRAVRPRIEDEIEVGLRYYSLSLLQEIPAINHDVITELKSRFGDEIPQVAMLKPGSWIGGDHDGNPYVTAATLNYATTRAAETVLRYYIKQLHALEHELSLSDRLSEVTVELVALASKGHNDVPSRVDEPYRRAVHGLRGRMMSTMATLVSEDAVEGTWFKVHEPYATPEEFAADLEIIDASLRHSHDDIIADDRLSMLRAAVESFGFHLYSMDIRQNSESYEEILTEVFRAARIHPNYAALNEQEKRELLITELASPRPIIPARAAKFSEATQRELEYFAQAARAVEQFGARMIPHCIISMATSVSDVLEPMILLKEFGLIHANGDMPTGTVDVIPLFETIGDLQAGAGILRELWQVPLYRNYLKQRDNVQEVMLGYSDSNKDGGYFAANWALYDAELDIVRACRENGITLRFFHGRGGTVGRGGGPSYDAILAQPNGAVQGAVRITEQGEIISAKYGSPASARRNLEALVAATVEASLLDVEELADPNRAYDVMREIATLSQEKYSSLVHNEPGFIEYFTASTPLHEIGALNIGSRPASRKQTKTISDLRAIPWVLSWSQSRVMLPGWFGVGSALKQWIGDDETRLAELQELYRTWPFFTSVLSNMAQVMSKADLNLARLYANLLDNSDVAERIAETITAEYELTLAMYLKITGADSLLADNPKLERSVKSRFPYLVPLNIIQLELMRRYRAGDAREVVSRGIQLTMNGLSTALRNSG; the protein is encoded by the coding sequence GTGATAGATAACCTCCGGGATGACATCCGTTACCTGGGAAGAATCCTTGGAAACGTTATTCGTGAACAGGAGGGTGTTGAAACATTTGATCGTGTTGAGACTGCCAGACGAATGTCAATTGCCGGTGAAATCGATGCGCTTGTTGAGCTTTTCCGGAATGGCGAACCCGCAAAACTCACCCCCGTGGTACGTGCGTTTAGCCATTTTGCGCTCCTGGCGAATCTCGCGGAAGACCTCCACGATGAGGCCGCAATCGAGGCGCGCGACTATGCAATCGACTCCACATTAGAAGCAACCTGGGAAAAACTTTCGCAGGCCAACGTTCAGCTTCACGACGTCCAGCGCATGCTCCGCTTTGCAGAAGTTGCGCCAGTGCTTACCGCCCACCCAACGGAGACGCGTCGCCGTACAGTATTCGATGCTCAGAAGCACATTACGGAGTTGATGAAGGAACGTCGAAACCTACTGGAAAACCGCCCGAATTCAAAACGACTTGCGGGGATTGAGCGGGATATTACTCGGCGAATCACTATGCTTTGGCAGACCGCTTTGATTCGTGCAGTGCGGCCGCGGATCGAAGATGAAATCGAAGTAGGGTTGCGGTATTACTCATTAAGCTTGCTGCAAGAAATACCGGCGATTAACCATGATGTGATTACTGAACTGAAATCCAGATTCGGTGATGAAATCCCGCAGGTTGCCATGCTGAAACCAGGATCATGGATCGGTGGTGACCACGATGGCAATCCATATGTCACCGCAGCCACCTTGAACTATGCCACAACCCGTGCAGCAGAAACCGTGCTGCGCTACTACATTAAACAATTACATGCTTTGGAGCATGAACTCAGCCTCTCAGACCGGTTAAGCGAAGTAACCGTAGAACTTGTTGCATTGGCGTCCAAAGGACACAATGATGTTCCTAGCCGTGTGGATGAACCGTATAGGCGTGCGGTCCATGGGCTTCGCGGCCGGATGATGTCCACTATGGCAACACTGGTAAGCGAAGATGCGGTGGAAGGCACTTGGTTTAAAGTCCATGAACCATACGCAACTCCAGAAGAATTCGCGGCGGACCTGGAAATTATTGATGCCTCATTGCGGCATTCCCACGACGATATTATTGCCGATGATCGCTTAAGCATGCTTCGGGCGGCAGTAGAAAGTTTCGGATTCCATTTGTACTCAATGGATATTCGGCAGAACTCCGAATCATATGAAGAAATCCTTACTGAAGTCTTCCGTGCCGCACGAATCCACCCGAACTATGCTGCATTGAATGAGCAGGAAAAGCGTGAATTGCTTATTACCGAACTCGCATCACCGAGGCCGATTATCCCTGCTCGCGCCGCGAAATTTAGCGAAGCAACCCAACGAGAGCTCGAATATTTCGCCCAAGCAGCGCGCGCCGTTGAACAATTCGGTGCGCGCATGATTCCGCACTGCATTATTTCTATGGCGACCTCCGTGAGCGACGTGCTTGAACCGATGATTCTGCTAAAAGAATTCGGCCTTATCCACGCCAATGGCGATATGCCGACGGGAACGGTCGATGTGATCCCATTGTTTGAAACCATTGGGGATCTCCAGGCAGGCGCGGGAATCCTGCGGGAACTCTGGCAGGTTCCGTTGTACCGAAACTACCTCAAACAACGAGACAATGTTCAAGAAGTGATGTTGGGGTATTCGGACTCGAATAAAGACGGCGGGTATTTCGCCGCAAACTGGGCTTTATACGATGCCGAACTCGACATTGTTCGAGCTTGTCGCGAAAATGGAATCACCTTGCGATTCTTCCATGGTCGCGGTGGCACCGTAGGCCGAGGTGGCGGCCCCTCCTACGATGCAATCCTGGCACAACCCAATGGTGCAGTACAAGGGGCTGTACGCATTACGGAACAAGGTGAAATTATCTCCGCGAAATACGGAAGCCCAGCGTCAGCACGACGCAACCTGGAAGCACTCGTGGCGGCGACGGTCGAGGCGTCGCTACTCGACGTCGAAGAGCTCGCCGACCCTAACCGCGCTTATGATGTCATGCGTGAAATCGCAACATTGAGCCAAGAAAAATACTCGTCACTTGTGCATAATGAACCAGGTTTTATTGAGTACTTCACAGCATCAACACCACTCCATGAAATTGGTGCCCTCAATATCGGCTCGCGTCCTGCAAGCCGAAAACAAACCAAAACCATTTCCGACCTCCGCGCCATCCCATGGGTATTATCCTGGTCCCAATCGCGTGTCATGTTGCCCGGTTGGTTTGGTGTGGGCTCGGCACTCAAACAATGGATCGGAGACGACGAAACACGCCTCGCCGAACTTCAGGAACTATACCGGACATGGCCGTTCTTTACGTCTGTGCTTTCGAATATGGCGCAGGTGATGAGCAAAGCCGACCTCAACCTTGCCCGCCTCTACGCAAATCTGCTGGATAACAGCGATGTTGCCGAACGCATTGCCGAAACCATTACAGCGGAATACGAACTCACCCTAGCAATGTATTTAAAAATTACCGGGGCTGATAGTTTGCTGGCCGACAATCCGAAACTGGAACGAAGCGTAAAAAGCCGATTCCCATATCTAGTGCCGCTGAATATTATTCAGCTTGAACTCATGCGACGATACCGTGCAGGCGATGCCAGGGAAGTAGTCTCACGAGGAATTCAGCTCACCATGAACGGACTATCAACTGCACTACGGAACTCCGGCTAG
- the pgk gene encoding phosphoglycerate kinase, giving the protein MTVKNLQDLLAEGVDGRYVLVRSDFNVPLNDNREITDAGRIKASLPTLKALTEAGAKVIVMAHLGRPKGEVNEKFSLAPVAEALSEELGQYVALAADVVGEDAHERANGLTEGDILLLENVRFDPRETSKDEAERGEFADQLVALAPGGAFVSDGFGVVHRAQTSVYDVAKRLPHYAGGLVETEIKVLEKIAENPAKPYVVVLGGSKVSDKLGVIEALAPKTDALIIGGGMCYTFLAAQGYNVQKSLLQEEMIDTCKSLLERYGDSIVLPVDLVAASEFDANAEKKIVGLDGIPEGWMSLDIGPESVKKFAETLAEAKTVFWNGPMGVFEMKAFSDGTRGVAQAIINATKTGCFSVVGGGDSAASVRVLGLDEDGFSHISTGGGASLEFLEGKELPGVAILND; this is encoded by the coding sequence ATGACCGTAAAGAACCTCCAAGACCTTCTCGCTGAGGGTGTTGATGGACGCTATGTGCTTGTCCGTTCAGACTTTAATGTTCCGCTCAATGACAATCGCGAAATTACTGATGCCGGACGCATTAAAGCATCGTTACCAACACTTAAAGCATTGACCGAAGCTGGAGCCAAAGTTATTGTGATGGCTCACCTTGGCCGTCCAAAAGGCGAAGTTAATGAGAAATTCTCCCTTGCGCCTGTTGCGGAAGCACTATCCGAAGAACTTGGTCAATATGTAGCACTTGCAGCTGATGTAGTAGGCGAAGACGCTCACGAGCGTGCTAATGGCCTTACCGAGGGCGATATCCTGCTGCTGGAGAACGTACGTTTTGATCCTCGCGAAACCTCCAAAGATGAAGCGGAACGCGGCGAATTTGCTGACCAACTTGTAGCACTCGCACCAGGCGGGGCATTTGTTTCCGACGGTTTCGGTGTAGTTCACCGTGCTCAAACCTCCGTTTATGACGTGGCAAAGCGGCTCCCGCACTATGCAGGTGGCCTCGTTGAAACCGAAATTAAGGTTTTGGAGAAAATCGCAGAAAACCCAGCAAAGCCATATGTTGTGGTGCTCGGTGGCTCCAAAGTATCCGATAAACTCGGCGTAATCGAAGCACTCGCACCAAAAACCGATGCTCTAATTATTGGCGGCGGAATGTGCTACACATTCCTGGCGGCTCAAGGCTACAACGTGCAAAAGTCACTATTGCAGGAAGAAATGATCGATACCTGCAAGAGCTTGCTGGAACGCTATGGCGATAGCATTGTATTGCCAGTAGACCTGGTAGCTGCCTCTGAATTTGATGCCAATGCAGAAAAGAAGATTGTTGGCCTTGACGGTATTCCAGAAGGCTGGATGAGCCTGGATATCGGACCAGAGAGTGTAAAGAAGTTTGCCGAAACACTCGCAGAAGCTAAAACAGTGTTCTGGAATGGCCCAATGGGTGTTTTTGAAATGAAGGCATTCTCAGACGGTACCCGTGGTGTAGCACAAGCCATTATTAATGCAACCAAGACTGGTTGTTTCTCAGTAGTTGGCGGTGGTGACTCCGCAGCCTCAGTACGTGTCCTTGGCCTCGATGAAGATGGGTTCTCCCATATTTCAACCGGTGGTGGCGCCTCCCTTGAATTCCTTGAAGGCAAGGAGCTCCCGGGCGTCGCAATCCTGAATGACTAA
- the whiA gene encoding DNA-binding protein WhiA — MAEVASLLRFAGGFHLVAGKLIIEAELDSAVVARRLRQELIELFHCEVAIHTISPGGIRKSTRYVLRVVENTEDIIRRLGLVTRSGHPVWGLPPQVVSGTVVDAEAAWRGAFLAHGSLTEPGRSSSLEVTCPCPEAALALVGCARRLGIAAKTKETRGSDRVVIRDGEAIGALLTRMGAQQVRLEWEEQRMRREVRATANRLANFDDANLRRSARAAVAAAARVERALEILGDDVPEHLAEAGNLRVQHRQASLEELGRLADPQITKDAVAGRIRRLLSMADKQAEELGVPDTHSAVTDELLEEEA, encoded by the coding sequence ATGGCTGAGGTTGCTTCCCTTTTGCGCTTTGCGGGTGGATTCCATCTTGTTGCTGGCAAACTCATTATTGAGGCTGAATTGGATTCGGCCGTGGTGGCTCGTAGGCTGCGCCAAGAATTAATTGAGTTATTCCATTGTGAGGTGGCGATTCACACAATAAGTCCAGGCGGCATTAGAAAATCCACCCGGTATGTTTTGCGGGTTGTTGAAAATACTGAAGATATTATTCGCAGGCTTGGACTGGTTACTCGTTCCGGTCATCCGGTGTGGGGGTTGCCGCCACAGGTTGTTTCCGGAACGGTGGTTGATGCTGAGGCTGCGTGGCGGGGTGCGTTTTTAGCGCATGGTTCATTGACGGAACCGGGGCGTTCGTCTTCCCTGGAGGTCACTTGCCCGTGTCCGGAAGCTGCATTGGCATTGGTTGGGTGTGCGCGTCGGCTTGGTATTGCTGCGAAGACAAAAGAAACCCGCGGTAGTGACCGAGTTGTTATTCGCGATGGAGAAGCGATTGGTGCACTGCTTACTCGTATGGGCGCCCAGCAAGTGCGGTTGGAATGGGAAGAACAACGCATGCGGCGAGAAGTGCGTGCTACAGCAAACCGGTTGGCTAATTTTGACGATGCCAATTTACGGCGTTCCGCCCGGGCAGCGGTGGCAGCAGCAGCTCGCGTCGAACGGGCGTTGGAAATTTTGGGTGACGACGTCCCCGAACACCTCGCTGAAGCTGGCAATTTGCGGGTTCAACACCGGCAAGCTTCTCTTGAGGAATTGGGCAGATTAGCGGATCCCCAAATCACCAAAGATGCGGTGGCTGGACGAATCCGCCGCCTATTGTCTATGGCCGATAAACAGGCAGAAGAGCTGGGAGTTCCTGATACACATTCAGCAGTTACGGATGAACTACTCGAAGAGGAAGCCTAA
- the tpiA gene encoding triose-phosphate isomerase produces the protein MARKPLIAGNWKMNLNHLEATATVQKLAFALPKEYYDKVDVAVTVPFTDIRSVQTLIEGDRLKITYGAQDVSRHEAGAYTGEISAEMLAKLGCTWVVVGHSERREYHGEDDALVAAKAKAALGKGISPIVCVGEALEVREAGNHVEFVVEQTRASLAGLSNEELAQTVIAYEPVWAIGTGKVASAADAQEVCAAIRKTIRELANDEIADNMRILYGGSVKEDSVGEIVGQPDVDGGLVGGASLDGEAFAKLCANAVA, from the coding sequence ATGGCACGCAAGCCACTGATTGCTGGCAACTGGAAAATGAACCTCAACCACCTTGAGGCCACCGCGACCGTGCAGAAACTCGCATTCGCACTGCCAAAGGAATACTACGACAAGGTAGATGTAGCGGTCACGGTACCATTTACCGATATTCGCTCCGTACAAACCTTGATTGAAGGTGACAGACTAAAAATCACCTATGGTGCACAGGATGTTTCCCGCCATGAAGCCGGTGCATATACCGGTGAGATCTCTGCAGAAATGCTGGCAAAACTTGGTTGCACCTGGGTTGTTGTTGGGCACTCTGAACGCCGCGAATACCACGGTGAAGATGATGCACTCGTAGCCGCGAAAGCCAAAGCTGCACTGGGTAAAGGTATTAGCCCAATCGTATGTGTTGGTGAAGCGCTTGAAGTCCGCGAAGCCGGAAACCATGTGGAATTTGTTGTAGAACAAACCCGCGCTTCACTGGCTGGGCTTTCCAATGAAGAACTCGCCCAAACCGTTATTGCATACGAACCAGTGTGGGCAATTGGCACTGGCAAAGTTGCCTCCGCAGCAGACGCACAAGAAGTATGCGCTGCCATTCGAAAGACTATCCGTGAACTTGCCAATGATGAAATCGCCGATAATATGCGGATCCTCTACGGCGGTTCCGTTAAGGAAGATTCCGTTGGAGAAATCGTGGGCCAACCAGATGTAGATGGTGGCCTTGTGGGTGGTGCTTCGCTTGATGGTGAGGCATTCGCTAAGCTTTGCGCGAACGCAGTAGCGTAA
- a CDS encoding VOC family protein — MSATITPGMITTDCLDARALANFWSQATGAPISADFDGFFVMIDTVPTLGFQLVADPTPGKNRIHIDFRSKDREAAVKRLEELGATVQSVETLPDGSFTWTVMADPEGNLFCVGEEE; from the coding sequence ATGAGCGCTACAATCACACCTGGGATGATTACCACGGATTGTTTGGATGCCAGGGCTTTGGCGAACTTCTGGTCTCAAGCAACCGGTGCACCAATTTCCGCTGATTTCGATGGGTTTTTCGTGATGATTGATACCGTCCCTACGCTGGGGTTCCAGCTAGTAGCTGACCCAACGCCGGGCAAGAACCGCATTCATATTGATTTCCGTTCTAAAGATCGCGAAGCCGCAGTGAAACGCCTAGAAGAACTCGGCGCTACAGTCCAATCTGTGGAAACCCTACCGGATGGCAGTTTTACTTGGACCGTAATGGCCGACCCGGAGGGGAATCTGTTTTGTGTTGGTGAAGAAGAATAA
- a CDS encoding HXXEE domain-containing protein, translating into MKPMTRLSLGLFAAWALHDAEELLTMSKNTQRLLPQLPRWVPIPAAKQIRNEGMSQKHVNTALAVMAVLVAAASAEGVRTQGRSPLFRGSVLVFGVHGFTHIASAIAMRGYTSGVATSPVIVIPYWLHARRVLREHGLKDNDAASISAAISVLPLLFSVHAVVAKALQR; encoded by the coding sequence ATGAAACCTATGACACGGTTGAGCCTCGGACTATTCGCCGCATGGGCGCTGCACGATGCAGAAGAATTACTCACGATGTCAAAAAATACACAGAGGCTTCTGCCACAATTGCCACGCTGGGTGCCGATACCGGCGGCCAAACAGATTCGCAACGAAGGAATGTCGCAGAAACATGTCAATACTGCATTAGCAGTTATGGCAGTCCTCGTTGCAGCCGCCTCGGCCGAAGGAGTGCGCACCCAAGGGCGGTCACCCCTCTTCCGGGGATCGGTACTGGTTTTCGGTGTGCACGGGTTTACTCATATCGCTTCAGCAATCGCCATGCGAGGATATACCTCCGGTGTGGCTACCTCCCCGGTGATCGTCATCCCGTACTGGCTGCATGCGCGCCGCGTACTTCGCGAACATGGCCTGAAAGACAATGATGCAGCTTCCATCAGCGCTGCTATATCTGTCCTGCCACTACTGTTTAGCGTGCACGCAGTGGTGGCAAAAGCACTGCAGCGGTGA
- the gap gene encoding type I glyceraldehyde-3-phosphate dehydrogenase, which produces MTIRVGINGFGRIGRNFYRALEERGADIEVVAVNDLTDNKTLAHLLKYDSILGRLGKDVEFDDESITVDGKKIVVTAERDPKNLKWGDLGVDIVIESTGFFTDAEAAKAHIDAGAKKVIISAPAKNEDATFVVGVNHTDYDPEKHTIISNASCTTNCLAPMAKALNDALGIERGLMTTIHAYTGDQRLHDAPHRDLRRARAAAQNIVPTSTGAAKAVALVLPELKGKLDGFAMRVPVITGSATDLTFTASRETSVEEVNEIIKKAAEGDLKGILAYSEDPLVSTDIVTDPRPSIFDAGLTKVMGDQVKVVAWYDNEWGYSNQLVTITEYVGERL; this is translated from the coding sequence GTGACTATTCGTGTAGGTATTAACGGCTTCGGTCGTATTGGACGCAACTTCTACCGTGCTCTCGAAGAGCGCGGTGCGGACATTGAGGTTGTAGCGGTCAATGACCTTACAGATAACAAAACCTTGGCACACCTGCTGAAGTATGACTCCATCCTTGGCCGCCTTGGCAAGGATGTTGAGTTCGATGATGAGTCCATCACTGTAGACGGCAAGAAGATCGTTGTTACCGCCGAGCGCGATCCTAAGAACCTCAAGTGGGGTGACTTGGGTGTAGATATCGTTATCGAGTCCACAGGTTTCTTCACCGACGCTGAAGCTGCAAAGGCTCACATTGATGCAGGTGCAAAGAAAGTTATTATTTCCGCGCCAGCCAAGAATGAAGATGCAACATTCGTTGTTGGTGTAAACCACACCGACTATGACCCAGAGAAGCACACCATTATTTCCAATGCTTCCTGCACCACGAACTGCCTTGCCCCGATGGCCAAGGCTCTGAATGACGCCCTTGGCATCGAGCGCGGTCTTATGACCACCATCCACGCTTATACCGGTGACCAGCGTCTTCATGATGCACCTCACCGCGACCTGCGCCGCGCCCGCGCAGCTGCACAAAACATCGTTCCAACCTCCACCGGTGCTGCAAAGGCCGTTGCTCTGGTACTTCCAGAACTCAAGGGCAAGCTCGATGGTTTTGCAATGCGCGTGCCAGTAATTACCGGTTCTGCAACCGATTTGACCTTTACCGCTTCCCGCGAAACCTCTGTTGAAGAGGTTAATGAGATTATTAAGAAGGCTGCTGAAGGTGACCTTAAGGGCATTCTCGCTTACTCCGAGGATCCATTGGTATCCACCGATATTGTGACCGATCCACGTCCTTCTATTTTCGACGCTGGCCTTACCAAGGTTATGGGTGACCAGGTAAAGGTTGTTGCATGGTACGACAACGAGTGGGGTTACTCCAACCAGCTCGTAACCATTACTGAGTATGTTGGCGAACGCCTCTAA